In Quercus robur chromosome 11, dhQueRobu3.1, whole genome shotgun sequence, the sequence GGACCAGGGCTGACGTGGACGAGCTTGCGTGGCTGCTGACGTGGAGTGATGACGTCATCGGATGACGTCAGCAGCAGTTTTCCGGCGAGTGGAAGGCGCGTGACGGCATTGCCGGCGTGTGGGGAGAAGCCAGAAACTTGAGAggcgcgtggcggcgcgtgtAAACTCGGTTGATGCCCAGAATTTCAGGTTCTCTAGATCGATGGACGAGGAGGCCGTCATGGCGGCGCGTGTACCAAGAGCACGATCCGGAAGTCAGAATCTGAGGCGGCGCGTGGATATTTTCCGAAGACAACTGAGGCGCGTAGCGGCGCGTGGCAGGGATTCGGGTGACCGGATTTCTAGGTTTTCCTCACGGGAGGCCGAGGAGCACGCCTGTTGTGTCGGTTTCGACTGGCGAAGTCTTGATGTGCACAGATCTGAAAAGTTAAGTCACGgctttgcttgagtttgtggatCTTGGACACAGCAGTGAGCCATGGCGGCTGCGGgatgccgtggagtctagatccaaccgacaagcatatgacttttgatggtggtgtgcacgtgagaatcttctttgcttgctagagatgtttgtttgatgccaagaacggagtttggctctgataccatgttaaatattagcatagagatgtgttatatcatgttgtgtatgctagagtggatgcagAAGGGGAAGcatataataggaacattaagaacacgagggttacgtggttcagccttgacggcctacatctttattgtgtaagagtgtagtacaataacctcctgtgttacaatgaaccctaacatgagtatatataggtgactaaaccctagactactagtacaagcaggaatgggcttgggcctattatattgggctaatatgtctaatatatatctctaacaaaacTGATTAAACTTGCCAACcggatttgatttttaaaaccatgcccTTTTAACCCAACCAAACATAACATAAAGACTAAAGAACTTTGATGCTTCATATTATTGATGAGACAAACCaaataaccattttttttttccttcttagaTATTACCAATATTTCGAACTAGTTTGGCGGGTTGTCCTGTTGTTGTATCAATAGATCCTGAATTCAACCATCACATCGCTAAACAAGAAGGGAGACTAGTTGAATTATGGTATTTGGATTCATATTCCAAGATCTTCACTATGGAAGGTGAAAGTAAGACAACTGCACATGGTCTTCTCCATAGATACTTAAGAAGCATTATATTGAATCACTGTGGTGCAGAGGCCCTTGAGAAAATGTTGCTTTCTCAAATTGAAGAATTAGTCGTAAAAGCTCTACAAACATGGTCAAGTCAGCCTTCTGTTGAAGTGAAACACGCCGCTTCTGTTGTAAGTTCCAATTTTCCTTGATATAGACTAATTTCCTCAATGTAAAAGGATCATTTTCATTTAAACTGGTTGCaattcataatttatattaaatattttaattctaaaaGTGTATATAGtccattatatttatttataaaataaaatctttactGTGAAATACTCTCTCAAATTTCAGTAAAATGGAGATCTAGTATCCTGTTCTTCTAGGATATTGTAGAATTCGTTGTCTTCAAATTATAACATATCTATCTTTCCTGGACATTGCAGTTGATTTTACATTTCGGTGCAAAGCTATTGATTAGTTATGATCATGAAAAATCACCTCTGAAAATGAGTGAGACGTTCGATAATGTTGCGGGAGGTTTTATGGTGTTTCCCTTGAACATCCCTAGCACTGCATATTATAAATCTTTGAAGGtaatcataaattcataataatgAGAGAAGATAAATTTTCTGGGTGAAGTATTTGTTGGAAAtgacttaggtaaattaattaaatcttaATTTTGATCCATTAATTAGGATCAAACAGAGGCAGTGAACATGCTGAGGAAAATAATAAAGGAGAGAATCAATTCACCTGAAAATCATCATGGAGATTTCCTTGATCAAGCCATTAATGACATAGACACGGAGAAACACTTAACAGAAGACATTATCATATATTCACTTTTTGGGCTTTTATATACTAACTTTGACGCCATTTCATCAATAATAGCATTCACTCTCAAGTTACTTGAGGACCAACCTAAAGTTTTACAAGAGTTGCAGGTATTTTATGTACCTGTATAGCAAATTTCTTTGATCACAAAGTCTATATTATGTGTATAGTAACGGTGTAAGTAACATTGGTGATGTATGATTTACTAGGCGGAGCATGAGGCAATTCTCAAAGGCAGAGAAAATCCAAGTTCCACACTCACATGGAATGAATACAAGTCGATGACTTTTACCTTTCAAGTCAGTTTATACAATCTCAACGTGTTATCTCTTGGGGATTTTTGGAGGATTCCAGTTATCTCATAAGCATAAACATTTTGTTGTGTGGAAATTACAGGTAATCAATGAAGTTCTTAGGATTGCAGCTGTTTCTCCTGGTTTACTACGAAGAGCACTGAAGGACATTGAATATAAAGGTATGCTCTCAAATGCATATATTTGGTTAAGTAGCTTTATATATATCTGGTTACAAATTGTATATAAT encodes:
- the LOC126707067 gene encoding cucurbitadienol 11-hydroxylase-like, which codes for MEKGFTRFGEKLHKISQNIKKNDKDRRRTKDDSCVATSSPTRRMIRGIDDPLLIGSVSDSGVSRGRKHHRRKSGNTSAESGEESSSDQCYGGYLVRGRREQILPIFRTSLAGCPVVVSIDPEFNHHIAKQEGRLVELWYLDSYSKIFTMEGESKTTAHGLLHRYLRSIILNHCGAEALEKMLLSQIEELVVKALQTWSSQPSVEVKHAASVLILHFGAKLLISYDHEKSPLKMSETFDNVAGGFMVFPLNIPSTAYYKSLKDQTEAVNMLRKIIKERINSPENHHGDFLDQAINDIDTEKHLTEDIIIYSLFGLLYTNFDAISSIIAFTLKLLEDQPKVLQELQAEHEAILKGRENPSSTLTWNEYKSMTFTFQVINEVLRIAAVSPGLLRRALKDIEYKGCTIPAGWTIMLANSALQLNPNTYKDPLAFNPWRWKDLDPLVVSKNFMPFGGGIRKCPGAEYAKAFLATFLHVLVTKYRWTRLKGGNIARSPLLGFTDGLHIRITKKSS